The Rhododendron vialii isolate Sample 1 chromosome 3a, ASM3025357v1 nucleotide sequence CGGTTTCCTGATTTCACTGATCTCTTGTACTTGTTACACCAGCCGCCGTCATTGAACGAGAGCCGAGATTTGTTCTCGGTAGTTCAGTTCCGGAATTCACTGAATTTTTGTACCTATTGAGCCGATTTATTTGTCCTACCTCATCATTACGACACTCTTGTTGCGGCGGACGACGTCTTTGTAGGAGATGCGAGATCTGTTGTTGCTTCACCTCATTCTTGGCGTGCTACAATCAAAGAGGGCGTGTGAGGAGAGGTAAATTATCGGTTTATTTGCAGTTTCGATTCGATTTCATGATTTAGGGAATACAGGTTTCAGGACCATATTTCACAAATTTTACGTTTGCAAGTCACTGATATAGGAATGAAGTAACTCCCAATGATGCATTCAACTATGATTTGAATTCACGTTGAAAATTTATTCCATAATGTATAAAGGGATACAATTTTAGGTTTGTTTGAACTGGTTTGCGATCTTCAACACGTGTAGCATGtgaacacattgaatggtttttAGAGCCCTTGTGTGGTTCTGTTAAAAGTTTAACCTTGTAAATTCCTTGTAAGTGTTGGCCCACCTTAAATTTGAAGAAGGATTTATTCTTCAAGTATTTTCCTATCATACTTGGAATTGTCCATAAAGGTTTTGTTGAATAGCGGATGCAAGGTTTATCCAGTTGGAATTGTGGAGAATAAATTAAAGCGAGGTTGGTCTAATTTTTAGGCTGACCATTGTTTGGGAAGTAACTTTAGGTTGATCTTCCGAAGTGAGCGTGAATGGATTTTTTACGTGATAATACTTGATCCACATTTGAATCGTGTTGAATATGATTGGAGTTACAATGGCAGTGAGCTGATTACTACACCTCCTGCGCTTGGttagtttgtgtttttttataacCCAAATGAACTACTTGCTTAGTTTCAtctcaagtaattttttaattttcttgtattGCTTTTCCAGTTGAAATCTAATTTCCACATTTCGAATGAACTAGGGTTGAGAACAGCTATTTTACCTTCTACTTTTTGGGAATGGAGCTATTTGGTGGATTTCGGCCATGTTTCTGGCAAGCAATACAAGGAGCACATTGCAACACTTGAAAAATGCGAGGAAAGGTTAGTGGTTGATGGTAGT carries:
- the LOC131318664 gene encoding uncharacterized protein LOC131318664, coding for MRDLLLLHLILGVLQSKRACEERLIFRSEREWIFYVIILDPHLNRVEYDWSYNGSELITTPPALGLRTAILPSTFWEWSYLVDFGHVSGKQYKEHIATLEKCEERYKTVFANKISEFRRACCELFGYSSLLSCWFSYNCLNSQVYRYWLHR